In Coregonus clupeaformis isolate EN_2021a chromosome 15, ASM2061545v1, whole genome shotgun sequence, one genomic interval encodes:
- the LOC121583503 gene encoding RING finger protein 224-like: MDEEEEAPVPDTPDFHAPEAPAEAPNLEAPEAPVDPPVEGGVEAGGVQPSRDSRKLDCIICFCAFNLTERLPRKLYCGHTFCQACLRRLDTILNEQMWIPCPQCRQNTPLPRGGATALDLDLASFLGVKADMHSQRSSPRQGGRELSNQLEHKPSFGKQSIIEQPQATWNHGGLAEPRFHRSPCCRRFFCCWWCC, from the exons atggatgaggaggaggaagcccCAGTACCTGATACCCCAGACTTTCATGCCCCAGAGGCACCAGCAGAGGCCCCTAACCTAGAGGCCCCAGAGGCCCCTGTAGATCCCCCAGTAGAGGGTGGTGTGGAGGCTGGAGGAGTTCAGCCATCCAGAGACAGCCGTAAACTGGACTGTATCATTTGCTTCTGTGCCTTCAACCTGACTGAGAGGCTGCCACGCAAGCTCTACTGCGGCCACACCTTCTGCCAGGCCTGCCTGAGACGCCTTGACACCATCCTCAATGAGCAG ATGTGGATCCCCTGTCCACAATGCCGGCAGAATACCCCGCTACCTCGCGGGGGAGCTACAGCCCTGGACCTGGACCTAGCATCTTTCCTGGGGGTCAAGGCTGACATGCACAGCCAGAGGTCCAGCCCCCGGCAGGGAGGAAGAGAACTAAGCAACCAGCTGGAGCACAAGCCCTCCTTTGGGAAGCAGTCCATCATAGAGCAGCCTCAGGCCACCTGGAACCATGGAGGACTGGCTGAGCCTCGCTTCCACAGGAGCCCCTGCTGCAGGCGCTTCTTCTGCTGCTGGTGGTGCTGCTAG
- the LOC121582630 gene encoding U4/U6 small nuclear ribonucleoprotein Prp4-like isoform X2, protein MSDDDEAPLVKKTRIFYGSLEEKERERLGRESSGSGKDSVKAGIEAGNINISSGESLELEEHVSERQSEVLADFERRKRARQITVSTDDAEVKACLRALGEPITLFGEGPAERRERLRNILSVVGPDALKKSKKDDERSKRSQEECQQTWYHEGPTTLKEARLWLARYSLPRAVKRLEDARAHREIPESTRTVRTQELHKTLRNLSNFCSQIGDDRPISFCQFSPNSKMLVTASWSGLCKLWNVPDCTLIRTLRGHNTHVGAICFHPQATRTLDDSDVNMASCAADGSVKLWSLDRDEPVADIEGHSQRVARVAWHPSGRFLGTTCYDNSWRLWDLEAQEEILHQEGHSKGVHDLHFHPDGSLAGTGGLDSFGRIWDLRTGRCVMFLEGHLKEIYSIDFSPNGYHAATGSGDNTCKVWDLRHRKCIYTIPSHQNLVSSIKFQPIDGHFLLTGAYDNTAKVWTHPGWSPLKTLAGHEGKVMGVDMSPDGQLIATCSYDRTFKLWMSE, encoded by the exons ATGTCTGACGATGATGAAGCACCGCTGGTGAAGAAGACCAGGATTTTCTATGGCAgtctggaggagaaggagagggagaggctggGACGAGAGTCCTCTGGGTCAGGCAAAGATTCTGTCAAAGCAGGCATCGAGGCTGGCAACATCAACATCTCCAGTG GTGAGTCCCTTGAGCTTGAGGAGCACGTGAGTGAGCGCCAGTCTGAGGTATTGGCAGACTTTGAGCGCAGAAAGCGAGCGAGACAGATCACAGTATCCACAGACGATGCAGAGGTCAAAGCTTGCTTACGGGCCCTTGGGGAGCCAATCACACTGTTTGGTGAGGGGCCTGCTGAGAGACGAGAGAG GCTGAGGAATATCCTTTCTGTAGTGGGCCCAGATGCACTAAAGAAATCTAAGAAGGATGATGAGAGATCCAAACGTTCCCAAGAGGAG TGTCAGCAGACGTGGTACCACGAGGGACCGACCACTCTGAAGGAGGCAAGGCTATGGTTGGCCAGATACTCTCTGCCcag GGCTGTGAAGAGGTTAGAGGACGCCAGAGCTCACAGGGAGATTCCAGAATCCACACGAACAGTCCGAACGCAAGAACTTCACAAGACCCTCAGG AACCTGAGTAACTTCTGCAGTCAAATCGGTGACGACAGACCTATATCCTTCTGCCAGTTTAGCCCTAACTCCAAAATGCTTGTGACTGCATCTTG GAGTGGCCTGTGTAAACTGTGGAATGTTCCAGACTGCACCCTTATCCGTACTCTTCGGG GCCACAACACACACGTGGGGGCCATCTGTTTTCATCCTCAGGCCACTCGGACTCTGGACGACTCTGATGTTAACATGGCCTCCTGTGCTGCCGACGGCTCCGTCAAACTCTGGAGTCTGGACAG GGATGAGCCTGTAGCTGACATCGAGGGTCACTCCCAGAGGGTAGCACGAGTAGCCTGGCACCCCTCTGGACGCTTCCTGGGCACCACCTG CTATGACAACTCCTGGAGGCTGTGGGACCTGGAGGCCCAGGAGGAGATCCTGCACCAGGAGGGACACAGTAAAGGAGTCCACGACCTGCACTTCCATCCTGACGGCTCTTTGGCAGGCACTGG GGGTCTGGATTCGTTTGGGCGTATTTGGGACCTTCGGACCGGGCGCTGTGTGATGTTCCTGGAGGGCCACCTCAAAGAGATCTACAGCATCGACTTCTCTCCCAACGG CTACCACGCAGCAACAGGAAGTGGGGATAACACCTGTAAGGTGTGGGACCTGCGTCACAGGAAGTGCATCTACACCATCCCCTCCCATCAGAACCTGGTGTCCTCCATCAAATTCCAAC CCATTGACGGTCACTTCCTCCTGACCGGGGCCTATGACAACACAGCCAAGGTGTGGACCCACCCGGGCTGGTCCCCCCTGAAGACCCTGGCAGGCCACGAGGGCAAGGTGATGGGCGTGGACATGTCCCCTGACGGACAGCTCATCGCCACCTGCTCCTACGACCGCACCTTCAAGCTCTGGATGTCAGAGTGA
- the LOC121582630 gene encoding U4/U6 small nuclear ribonucleoprotein Prp4-like isoform X1 → MSDDDEAPLVKKTRIFYGSLEEKERERLGRESSGSGKDSVKAGIEAGNINISSGESLELEEHVSERQSEVLADFERRKRARQITVSTDDAEVKACLRALGEPITLFGEGPAERRERLRNILSVVGPDALKKSKKDDERSKRSQEECQQTWYHEGPTTLKEARLWLARYSLPRAVKRLEDARAHREIPESTRTVRTQELHKTLRNLSNFCSQIGDDRPISFCQFSPNSKMLVTASWSGLCKLWNVPDCTLIRTLRGHNTHVGAICFHPQATRTLDDSDVNMASCAADGSVKLWSLDRDEPVADIEGHSQRVARVAWHPSGRFLGTTCSYDNSWRLWDLEAQEEILHQEGHSKGVHDLHFHPDGSLAGTGGLDSFGRIWDLRTGRCVMFLEGHLKEIYSIDFSPNGYHAATGSGDNTCKVWDLRHRKCIYTIPSHQNLVSSIKFQPIDGHFLLTGAYDNTAKVWTHPGWSPLKTLAGHEGKVMGVDMSPDGQLIATCSYDRTFKLWMSE, encoded by the exons ATGTCTGACGATGATGAAGCACCGCTGGTGAAGAAGACCAGGATTTTCTATGGCAgtctggaggagaaggagagggagaggctggGACGAGAGTCCTCTGGGTCAGGCAAAGATTCTGTCAAAGCAGGCATCGAGGCTGGCAACATCAACATCTCCAGTG GTGAGTCCCTTGAGCTTGAGGAGCACGTGAGTGAGCGCCAGTCTGAGGTATTGGCAGACTTTGAGCGCAGAAAGCGAGCGAGACAGATCACAGTATCCACAGACGATGCAGAGGTCAAAGCTTGCTTACGGGCCCTTGGGGAGCCAATCACACTGTTTGGTGAGGGGCCTGCTGAGAGACGAGAGAG GCTGAGGAATATCCTTTCTGTAGTGGGCCCAGATGCACTAAAGAAATCTAAGAAGGATGATGAGAGATCCAAACGTTCCCAAGAGGAG TGTCAGCAGACGTGGTACCACGAGGGACCGACCACTCTGAAGGAGGCAAGGCTATGGTTGGCCAGATACTCTCTGCCcag GGCTGTGAAGAGGTTAGAGGACGCCAGAGCTCACAGGGAGATTCCAGAATCCACACGAACAGTCCGAACGCAAGAACTTCACAAGACCCTCAGG AACCTGAGTAACTTCTGCAGTCAAATCGGTGACGACAGACCTATATCCTTCTGCCAGTTTAGCCCTAACTCCAAAATGCTTGTGACTGCATCTTG GAGTGGCCTGTGTAAACTGTGGAATGTTCCAGACTGCACCCTTATCCGTACTCTTCGGG GCCACAACACACACGTGGGGGCCATCTGTTTTCATCCTCAGGCCACTCGGACTCTGGACGACTCTGATGTTAACATGGCCTCCTGTGCTGCCGACGGCTCCGTCAAACTCTGGAGTCTGGACAG GGATGAGCCTGTAGCTGACATCGAGGGTCACTCCCAGAGGGTAGCACGAGTAGCCTGGCACCCCTCTGGACGCTTCCTGGGCACCACCTG CAGCTATGACAACTCCTGGAGGCTGTGGGACCTGGAGGCCCAGGAGGAGATCCTGCACCAGGAGGGACACAGTAAAGGAGTCCACGACCTGCACTTCCATCCTGACGGCTCTTTGGCAGGCACTGG GGGTCTGGATTCGTTTGGGCGTATTTGGGACCTTCGGACCGGGCGCTGTGTGATGTTCCTGGAGGGCCACCTCAAAGAGATCTACAGCATCGACTTCTCTCCCAACGG CTACCACGCAGCAACAGGAAGTGGGGATAACACCTGTAAGGTGTGGGACCTGCGTCACAGGAAGTGCATCTACACCATCCCCTCCCATCAGAACCTGGTGTCCTCCATCAAATTCCAAC CCATTGACGGTCACTTCCTCCTGACCGGGGCCTATGACAACACAGCCAAGGTGTGGACCCACCCGGGCTGGTCCCCCCTGAAGACCCTGGCAGGCCACGAGGGCAAGGTGATGGGCGTGGACATGTCCCCTGACGGACAGCTCATCGCCACCTGCTCCTACGACCGCACCTTCAAGCTCTGGATGTCAGAGTGA
- the LOC121582632 gene encoding high affinity copper uptake protein 1 has product MNMDHTHHDHDHSKMAGSMAPPMVTGSHEDHLGGGGVGHMMKMTFYFGYTNVELLFASLVINTPGEMVGACIGCFLLAVLYEGLKIGREFLLRRNQVNVRYNSMPIPGADGTMVMETHKTVGQRMLSLAHLLQTVLHIIQVVVSYFLMLVFMTYNAYLCIAVAAGAGVGYFLFSWKKAVVVDITEHCH; this is encoded by the exons ATGAACATGGACCACACACACCATGACCACGACCACAGCAAAATGGCTGGCAGCATGGCTCCTCCTATGGTCACAGGCTCCCACGAGGATCATCTAGGGGGAGGTGGAGTGGGCCATATGATG AAAATGACCTTCTACTTTGGCTACACAAACGTGGAGCTGCTGTTTGCCAGCCTTGTCATCAACACACCTGGAG AGATGGTGGGAGCCTGCATTGGTTGTTTCCTGCTAGCTGTGCTCtatgaggggctgaagatcggcaGGGAGTTCCTGCTGAGGAGGAATCAGGTCAACGTGCGCTACAACTCCATGCCTATCCCAGGGGCAGACGGCACCATGGTCATGGAGACCCACAAGACTGTAGG cCAGCGGATGCTGAGTTTGGCACACTTGCTGCAGACGGTGTTACACATCATCCAGGTGGTGGTCAGCTATTTCCTCATGTTGGTCTTCATGACCTACAATGCTTACCTGTGTATCGCCGTGGCAGCCGGGGCAGGCGTCGGATACTTCTTATTCAGCTGGAAAAAGGCTGTGGTTGTTGACATCACCGAACACTGTCACTAA